The proteins below come from a single Bremerella sp. JC817 genomic window:
- a CDS encoding ATP-binding cassette domain-containing protein encodes MHARLEADDAQPLIEVNDLLVQFGGQTVLRDIGLSIPRGQTLALIGESGCGKTVLLKSLIGLIQPTQGEVIFDGRDINTLNDKQMTQERIRFGFVFQNAALFDSMTIGQNVAFPLKQHTNKPLSEIREIVFNRLREVGLPESVVWKKPAELSGGMRKRVGLARALVLKPDVVLYDEPTTGLDPIMSDVINELILRTRSKYPVTSIVVTHDMRTAQKVADRMIMMYPATRLKEAEPQILYDGRPEDVEDCSDQRVIQFVRGEAGQRIEEMGAFIGD; translated from the coding sequence ATGCATGCCCGCCTCGAAGCCGACGATGCCCAACCCTTGATCGAAGTGAACGACCTGCTCGTTCAGTTCGGCGGGCAAACCGTGCTGCGCGACATTGGCCTCAGCATTCCTCGCGGGCAAACGTTGGCCCTGATCGGCGAGAGTGGTTGCGGCAAGACGGTGCTTCTGAAGTCGCTGATCGGATTGATCCAGCCAACTCAAGGCGAAGTGATCTTCGATGGCCGCGACATCAATACATTGAACGATAAGCAGATGACCCAGGAACGAATTCGATTTGGATTCGTATTCCAGAATGCGGCTCTGTTCGACAGCATGACCATCGGTCAGAACGTGGCGTTTCCTTTGAAGCAGCACACCAACAAACCGCTGTCCGAGATCCGCGAGATTGTATTTAACCGTTTGCGTGAAGTTGGTTTGCCAGAGTCGGTGGTTTGGAAGAAGCCGGCGGAACTCTCTGGCGGGATGAGAAAACGAGTGGGCTTGGCTCGGGCACTGGTCTTGAAGCCAGACGTCGTGTTGTACGACGAACCAACCACCGGTCTCGATCCGATCATGAGCGACGTGATTAACGAGTTGATTTTGCGAACCCGCAGCAAGTATCCGGTGACCAGTATCGTCGTGACGCACGACATGCGAACGGCCCAAAAGGTCGCCGACCGGATGATCATGATGTATCCGGCCACGCGGCTGAAAGAAGCCGAACCGCAGATCTTGTACGACGGACGGCCGGAAGATGTCGAAGATTGTTCCGATCAACGCGTGATTCAATTCGTCCGGGGAGAAGCGGGCCAACGTATCGAAGAAATGGGAGCCTTCATCGGCGACTAG
- a CDS encoding PEGA domain-containing protein codes for MGPFFPLNTTVFRHIGVLALLIAILASPGCVRRRFSVRTNPPGAVLYVDNQEIGVTPVATDYTYYGTREIRLEKDGYEPVVQLHEFKTPWYQYPGLDFVSENLVPWEIRDQRELDFEMVPLRIIPPEELRARAEQLRANAQAGYMTPLAPPQQAPVPSMVVPPTSQRVPYWEQPGQTLPPPAEQVPPPSSGMNSLPSGGYELPPLPSSGY; via the coding sequence ATGGGGCCATTTTTCCCACTAAATACGACCGTTTTTCGACACATCGGTGTGCTGGCATTGCTAATTGCGATTCTTGCCTCGCCTGGCTGTGTGCGCCGGCGATTCAGCGTTCGGACCAATCCGCCTGGGGCCGTGCTGTACGTCGATAATCAGGAAATTGGCGTCACGCCGGTAGCGACCGACTATACCTATTACGGGACACGTGAAATCCGTCTGGAAAAGGACGGGTACGAACCAGTCGTCCAATTGCACGAATTCAAGACACCTTGGTATCAGTACCCAGGACTCGACTTCGTGAGTGAGAACCTCGTCCCTTGGGAAATTCGTGACCAGCGCGAGCTCGATTTCGAGATGGTTCCCCTCCGAATCATTCCACCAGAGGAACTACGTGCCCGGGCCGAACAGCTGCGAGCCAACGCTCAAGCTGGCTACATGACGCCCCTCGCTCCACCGCAGCAAGCTCCGGTCCCATCGATGGTTGTCCCACCAACCTCGCAACGCGTTCCCTACTGGGAGCAACCAGGGCAAACGTTGCCACCCCCAGCCGAGCAAGTTCCGCCACCAAGTTCTGGCATGAACAGCTTGCCTTCCGGTGGCTACGAACTGCCGCCACTCCCCTCGTCTGGCTACTAA
- a CDS encoding MlaD family protein: protein MDDRVLQFRVGFVMLVAMLLTGILFFLLGEQPQFLSDKETVYVVFDTAPGVTIDTPVRTSGILIGRVSNVKLQDDRKVLVTLKVEQEYMPHENEVCRIVSESLLGDAALEFVPTDRPGLPNQPLPDGAKINGSVASNPLKVLVNLEDSLLSAIATLEDAGSNVSRFAANANRLIEENDDQVGRIMGKTEGALDRFDSALAGVQNLVGDQQLNNQLKEALEGLPVTIQESRKLIDQLRVVASRADRNLENLEGFTEPLGERGEQLVANLENSTENLNILVAQLAQFGRKVNESEGSLGQLINDPHLYQNLNDAAANIRELSVRLRPIVEDARVFVDKIARDPGRIGVKGALNRNQSGIK, encoded by the coding sequence ATGGACGACCGCGTACTCCAATTTCGAGTCGGATTTGTGATGCTGGTGGCAATGCTGCTGACCGGGATCCTCTTCTTTTTGCTGGGCGAGCAGCCGCAGTTCTTGTCGGATAAAGAAACGGTCTACGTTGTCTTCGATACGGCACCGGGCGTGACGATCGATACGCCGGTACGAACCAGCGGGATCCTGATCGGCCGCGTCAGCAATGTCAAACTGCAAGACGATCGCAAGGTGCTGGTCACCTTGAAGGTCGAACAAGAATACATGCCGCACGAGAACGAAGTTTGCCGCATCGTGTCGGAATCGTTGCTCGGCGACGCAGCGCTTGAATTTGTGCCGACCGATCGACCAGGGCTGCCCAATCAGCCACTGCCGGACGGAGCCAAGATCAACGGTTCGGTTGCCTCGAATCCGCTGAAGGTGCTGGTCAATCTGGAAGACTCGTTGCTTTCCGCGATCGCGACCTTGGAAGATGCCGGCAGCAATGTCAGTCGCTTCGCCGCCAACGCGAATCGCTTGATCGAAGAAAACGACGATCAGGTAGGGCGCATCATGGGGAAAACCGAAGGTGCCCTCGATCGGTTTGACTCAGCTTTGGCCGGGGTGCAGAACCTGGTGGGCGATCAGCAGTTGAACAATCAGTTGAAAGAAGCCCTCGAAGGCTTGCCGGTTACCATTCAGGAGTCGCGTAAGCTGATCGACCAACTGCGTGTCGTCGCAAGTCGGGCCGATCGCAATCTCGAGAACCTGGAAGGCTTTACCGAGCCATTGGGTGAACGTGGCGAACAGTTGGTCGCCAACCTCGAGAACAGCACCGAGAACCTCAACATCCTGGTAGCGCAACTCGCTCAGTTCGGGCGGAAGGTCAATGAATCGGAAGGCTCGCTGGGCCAACTGATCAATGATCCGCATCTGTATCAGAACCTGAACGATGCGGCAGCCAACATTCGGGAACTCTCGGTTCGGCTGCGTCCGATCGTGGAAGATGCCCGCGTGTTTGTCGACAAGATCGCCCGCGACCCAGGTCGCATCGGCGTGAAGGGTGCTCTGAACCGCAATCAGTCTGGCATCAAATAA